A single region of the Coraliomargarita parva genome encodes:
- a CDS encoding tetratricopeptide repeat protein, with protein MKRVLTLLLGASLAAGSLTAQVNQTVARQMWNDSTFVNEFLGSYGFLAGYEPGISEDEKQALRALIDLIKVSPSAAIQQLEPQIKTSSSAAFDFILGNLYFQDGQLGKATRYYNSAIKKHPDFRRAYKNLGLVYVQEGDFDKAIPTISKAMELGEVDGRSYGLLGYGYLTKGRYYPAEAAYRQAILMQPSVKDWKVGLARCLLETSRYDDAIALFDTLIKDEPDNADYWLLQGNAYIGKGASMMAAKNLEIVRRMNKADLGTLTLLGDIYMNNESPDLALDAYLAGIKQAGPGESKALLRAAELLSRTGNYAQAKTMIASLRQKLGNELDKDEALKLLTVEAKIARAEGDDDTAVAKLNQIVERDALNGEAIIELANYYADQDDIAKAVNRYEQAAKIDGFERPALVAHAQALVRDGQYKEALPLLRRALKIESDNNLEDYAQRVERAAKGQS; from the coding sequence ATGAAACGAGTCCTCACACTACTTCTCGGCGCATCCCTCGCCGCCGGCAGCCTGACCGCCCAGGTCAACCAGACTGTCGCCCGGCAGATGTGGAACGATTCCACCTTTGTCAATGAATTCCTCGGCAGCTATGGCTTCCTCGCCGGCTATGAACCGGGCATTTCCGAAGATGAGAAGCAGGCCCTGCGCGCGCTGATCGACCTGATCAAAGTCAGCCCCTCGGCCGCCATCCAGCAACTGGAGCCGCAGATCAAGACAAGCAGCAGCGCCGCCTTCGACTTCATCCTCGGCAACCTTTATTTCCAGGACGGCCAGCTCGGCAAGGCGACCCGGTACTACAACAGCGCGATCAAGAAGCACCCGGACTTCCGCCGTGCCTACAAGAACCTTGGCCTCGTCTATGTGCAGGAAGGCGACTTCGACAAAGCCATCCCAACCATTTCGAAAGCGATGGAACTCGGCGAGGTGGACGGCCGCTCGTATGGACTTCTGGGATACGGATATCTAACCAAAGGCCGCTACTACCCGGCGGAGGCCGCCTACCGCCAAGCCATCCTCATGCAGCCTTCGGTCAAGGACTGGAAAGTCGGGCTCGCACGCTGCCTGCTCGAAACCTCCCGCTATGACGACGCCATCGCACTCTTTGACACCTTGATCAAGGATGAGCCCGACAATGCCGACTACTGGCTCCTGCAGGGTAATGCCTACATCGGCAAAGGGGCATCCATGATGGCGGCCAAGAATCTGGAGATCGTCCGGCGCATGAACAAGGCCGACCTCGGCACCCTCACCCTTCTTGGCGACATTTACATGAACAACGAGTCGCCTGACCTGGCCCTCGACGCCTACCTCGCCGGCATCAAGCAAGCGGGACCGGGCGAAAGCAAGGCGCTCCTGCGGGCCGCCGAATTGCTCAGCCGCACCGGCAACTACGCGCAGGCCAAGACTATGATCGCATCCCTGCGCCAAAAACTCGGCAACGAACTCGACAAGGATGAAGCGCTCAAGCTCCTGACCGTCGAGGCCAAGATCGCACGCGCCGAAGGCGATGATGACACTGCCGTGGCCAAGCTCAACCAGATCGTGGAACGCGATGCCCTCAATGGAGAAGCCATCATCGAACTGGCGAATTACTACGCAGACCAGGACGACATCGCAAAGGCGGTCAACCGTTACGAACAGGCCGCCAAAATCGATGGCTTCGAACGCCCGGCTCTCGTCGCCCACGCCCAAGCCCTCGTGCGCGACGGACAATACAAGGAGGCACTACCGCTGCTGCGCCGCGCGCTTAAGATCGAGTCCGACAACAACCTAGAGGACTACGCACAACGTGTCGAACGCGCCGCCAAGGGCCAAAGCTGA
- a CDS encoding energy transducer TonB yields MSKVYKAPRGKGTGAGGTVLGIAVSGLLFLAIPLTQIFTSYEKAPQEIDTLEIATPPPPPPPDEPPPPPEPEQEEPPPELDTPPPPISLEQLDMALNPGTGGALAGDFALPTFDVSQKDLGGLDIFDINDLETKPQPRKQGAPKYPSTAQRKGLEGYVVAEFIIDEHGDVSSVEVKQSSNPVFNQPTIDAIRNWKFTPGEKDGRSVKTRTRVKIPYNIK; encoded by the coding sequence ATGTCCAAGGTTTACAAAGCACCCAGAGGTAAAGGTACCGGCGCCGGAGGCACCGTGCTGGGCATCGCGGTGAGCGGCCTGCTCTTCCTCGCCATCCCGCTCACACAAATTTTTACCAGCTACGAGAAGGCGCCCCAGGAAATCGACACCCTCGAAATCGCCACGCCGCCCCCGCCGCCTCCGCCGGACGAGCCACCGCCACCGCCGGAGCCCGAGCAGGAAGAACCGCCGCCCGAGCTGGACACGCCGCCACCGCCCATCTCGCTGGAGCAACTCGACATGGCCCTGAACCCGGGTACCGGAGGCGCATTGGCCGGCGACTTCGCCTTGCCCACGTTCGACGTCAGCCAGAAGGATCTCGGCGGCCTCGATATCTTTGACATCAACGACCTCGAAACCAAACCGCAGCCCCGCAAGCAGGGCGCACCGAAATATCCAAGCACCGCGCAACGCAAGGGACTGGAAGGCTATGTCGTGGCCGAATTCATCATCGACGAACATGGCGATGTCTCCTCCGTGGAAGTGAAGCAGTCCAGCAACCCCGTCTTCAACCAACCCACCATCGACGCGATCCGCAACTGGAAGTTCACGCCCGGTGAAAAAGACGGACGCAGCGTGAAGACCCGCACCCGGGTCAAGATCCCCTACAACATCAAGTAA
- a CDS encoding ExbD/TolR family protein — MRRNLTSDERDDVEINLSPMIDMVFILLIFFIVTTVFVEETGVEVNKPEAAAAVQLEKNSILIAVTADNKVIYGGRDIGISGVSPIVKRLTLQEDVPVIIQADEGASHGVFARVYGEAKLAGAKTINFSTKR; from the coding sequence ATGCGCCGCAACCTGACATCCGATGAGCGTGACGACGTCGAGATCAACCTCTCGCCGATGATCGACATGGTCTTCATCCTCCTGATTTTCTTCATCGTCACCACCGTCTTCGTCGAAGAGACCGGCGTCGAGGTGAACAAGCCCGAAGCCGCAGCCGCCGTGCAACTGGAAAAGAACAGTATCCTGATCGCCGTGACTGCGGACAACAAAGTGATCTACGGCGGACGCGACATCGGCATCAGCGGGGTGTCCCCCATCGTCAAGCGCCTCACCCTGCAGGAAGACGTTCCCGTCATCATCCAGGCAGACGAAGGTGCCAGCCACGGCGTATTCGCCCGCGTCTACGGCGAGGCCAAGCTGGCCGGCGCCAAGACCATCAATTTCTCAACCAAACGCTAA
- a CDS encoding MotA/TolQ/ExbB proton channel family protein — translation MNLLETFQKCQDIWLSGGWVMIPLALLAVLIYSIGIQLVLFLRKGNIQLGHESEWLTWIYEPAKAEGRVGEIIRYTQENVTAAKHVRNRFEEIRQSMLHDIERRLIFLNTLVAAAPLMGLLGTVIGMLGTFAAISSGGGAETAAMVAAGISEALITTQTGLFIALPGIFLVLVVRRRKHAVEAALARIESLSLTKLKLD, via the coding sequence ATGAACCTGCTCGAGACATTCCAGAAGTGCCAGGACATCTGGCTCAGCGGCGGCTGGGTCATGATTCCGCTCGCCCTGCTGGCCGTCCTGATTTACTCGATCGGGATCCAGCTCGTACTCTTCCTGCGAAAAGGCAACATCCAGCTGGGCCATGAAAGCGAATGGCTCACCTGGATCTACGAACCCGCCAAGGCCGAAGGCCGCGTGGGCGAGATTATCCGATACACACAGGAAAACGTGACAGCTGCCAAGCACGTCCGCAATCGTTTCGAGGAGATCCGTCAGAGCATGCTGCACGACATCGAGCGACGGCTCATCTTCCTCAATACGCTCGTGGCCGCGGCCCCGCTGATGGGCCTGCTCGGCACCGTGATCGGCATGCTCGGAACCTTTGCCGCAATCTCATCCGGTGGCGGTGCCGAAACCGCGGCAATGGTCGCGGCCGGCATCTCCGAAGCGCTGATCACCACTCAAACCGGCCTCTTCATCGCCCTGCCCGGCATCTTCCTGGTCCTGGTAGTCCGCCGCCGCAAGCATGCGGTCGAAGCCGCACTCGCCCGTATCGAGTCGCTCAGCCTGACCAAGCTGAAACTCGATTGA
- a CDS encoding MotA/TolQ/ExbB proton channel family protein: MHVLNKHILAAAALAFALCGSTGHAQSFQSASAAASKDLETALKDLTDTRAGIAEQKIPLIREVSKLEDEVRQKTAELDRLRRLRDNSDLSLNRLREQVDGIKAQNEYAAGLLDEFVRSFETRIDYSERQLYEGATEEARLALEDSDMTQADRFVKQIDVIGVALDRLEQLVGGYTFDGLALAPNGDIVNGSFAAFGPTVYFASGDSDLSGLAITKLNAAEAAIAEPGEGFGSGIRQFVESGDGSIPADATLGKALKIVEGNDSVMEHVAKGGSVGYVIIGLGFVCVILGVIKVIEVVSFKTPSPEQVQQVLAHIEQKDIAQAKTSAATIPGAGGELVLSGVEHADEKRGTLEEILYEKILAVRPKLERFLPFMALTAAAAPLLGLLGTVTGMIKTFNLITIFGTGDAKSLSSGISEALVTTELGLVVAIPSLILHGLLSRMARQKVGDMEQTAVGFINGVIGARNADKDAA; this comes from the coding sequence ATGCACGTCCTGAACAAACACATTCTTGCGGCCGCCGCCCTGGCCTTCGCCCTCTGCGGATCCACCGGCCATGCACAGAGCTTCCAATCCGCCAGCGCCGCAGCCTCCAAAGACCTGGAAACCGCGCTCAAGGACCTCACCGACACGCGCGCCGGTATCGCCGAGCAAAAGATCCCGCTGATCCGCGAAGTATCGAAGCTTGAGGATGAGGTGCGGCAGAAGACCGCGGAGCTCGACCGCCTGCGCCGCCTGCGTGACAACAGCGATCTGAGCCTGAACCGTCTGCGCGAGCAGGTGGACGGGATCAAGGCCCAGAACGAATACGCGGCGGGCTTGCTGGATGAGTTCGTGCGTTCCTTCGAAACACGCATCGATTACAGCGAACGCCAGCTCTATGAGGGCGCAACCGAAGAAGCTCGCCTCGCCCTGGAAGACTCCGACATGACCCAGGCCGACCGTTTCGTGAAGCAAATCGACGTGATCGGTGTCGCACTCGACCGTCTGGAACAACTCGTCGGCGGCTACACCTTTGACGGCCTCGCGCTCGCCCCCAACGGCGACATCGTAAACGGGTCCTTCGCCGCCTTCGGCCCCACCGTCTATTTCGCCTCCGGCGACAGCGATCTCTCCGGCCTGGCCATCACCAAGTTGAATGCGGCCGAAGCCGCCATCGCGGAACCCGGTGAAGGGTTCGGCAGCGGCATCCGTCAATTCGTGGAGTCCGGCGATGGCTCGATTCCGGCCGATGCAACCCTGGGCAAGGCCCTCAAGATCGTCGAAGGCAATGATTCGGTCATGGAGCACGTGGCCAAGGGCGGCAGCGTCGGCTATGTCATCATCGGCCTCGGCTTTGTCTGCGTGATCCTCGGCGTGATCAAGGTGATCGAAGTGGTCAGCTTCAAGACCCCCTCGCCGGAGCAGGTACAACAGGTACTTGCCCATATAGAGCAAAAGGATATCGCACAGGCGAAAACTTCCGCCGCGACCATCCCCGGAGCCGGTGGCGAACTGGTCCTGTCCGGTGTGGAACATGCCGATGAGAAGCGCGGCACCCTCGAGGAAATCCTCTACGAAAAGATCCTCGCCGTCCGACCGAAACTCGAACGCTTCCTTCCCTTCATGGCCCTGACCGCGGCCGCCGCACCACTGCTCGGACTACTGGGTACCGTGACGGGTATGATCAAGACCTTCAATCTCATCACGATCTTCGGGACCGGAGACGCCAAGAGCCTCTCCTCCGGCATTTCCGAAGCGCTGGTCACCACCGAACTCGGTCTGGTCGTCGCGATTCCCTCCCTCATCCTGCACGGCCTGCTCTCCCGTATGGCCCGCCAGAAAGTCGGCGATATGGAACAAACCGCGGTGGGCTTCATTAATGGCGTGATTGGCGCCCGCAACGCCGACAAGGACGCCGCGTAA
- a CDS encoding DUF3450 family protein has product MKTRFLIGITLGTCAAALSAWGQSNPEDTRDVLNKWVETRQIISKEKSDWRVEQSILQDTKQLLGSELERLDQALADLEASATAADEDRSSLAAEKETLNAASAVVQANIGELETQVKSILPTLPEPLLEKLKPLIRRLPDDPAKTELSLGERVQNIVGILSQADKFNTTITLSSESREIEGGKLVQVSTLYWGLAQAYYVDDSGDYAGIGYPGTGGWEWPRIEGAGPQIRRLLDIYEGTEDIQFVEVPARIQ; this is encoded by the coding sequence ATGAAAACTAGATTTTTAATCGGCATCACCCTCGGCACCTGTGCGGCAGCACTGAGCGCCTGGGGGCAAAGCAATCCCGAGGACACGCGCGACGTCCTGAATAAATGGGTGGAAACTCGTCAAATCATCTCGAAGGAGAAGAGCGACTGGCGCGTGGAGCAATCCATCCTACAGGACACGAAGCAGCTTCTGGGCAGTGAGCTGGAGCGACTGGATCAAGCCCTGGCGGATCTCGAAGCATCCGCCACTGCGGCCGACGAGGACCGCAGTTCGCTGGCCGCCGAAAAGGAAACACTCAACGCCGCTTCCGCGGTCGTACAAGCCAACATCGGGGAGTTGGAGACTCAGGTGAAATCGATTCTCCCCACCCTGCCCGAACCGCTGCTTGAGAAACTCAAGCCACTCATCCGCCGACTGCCCGACGATCCGGCCAAGACCGAACTCTCCCTCGGGGAGCGCGTGCAGAACATCGTGGGTATCCTCAGCCAGGCCGACAAGTTCAACACCACGATTACGCTCAGCAGCGAGTCCCGCGAGATCGAAGGCGGCAAGCTGGTACAGGTCAGCACGCTCTACTGGGGCCTTGCCCAGGCCTACTACGTGGACGACTCCGGCGACTATGCCGGCATCGGCTACCCCGGAACCGGTGGTTGGGAGTGGCCCCGCATCGAAGGCGCCGGGCCGCAGATCCGCCGCCTCCTTGATATTTACGAAGGAACCGAAGACATCCAGTTCGTCGAAGTCCCGGCACGTATCCAATAA
- a CDS encoding UDP-2,3-diacylglucosamine diphosphatase, producing MKKTTLSYRTIFLSDVHLGTLDCKIDEVNHFLKHTHCDTLVLNGDIIDGWSLARKGGWTEQHTRFIRLVLKKLEKRGTEVIYLRGNHDDVLSRFLPLFFGKLRIVNEYIFKGARGDYLVVHGDGFDAVTMNHKWLAILGDIGYQSLLRINRFYNKYRSWRGKEYFSLSKAIKARVKSAVSFVGNYEEQLQNFARKRNCQGIICGHIHTPDNKMIGDVHYLNSGDWVESLTAIVEDDEGRLEVIGYKDFCQHLEEKARLKALKKLKKSEDLPEPEPVEEDDLDLPLTPTAQFLAQTAS from the coding sequence GTGAAAAAGACAACTCTCAGTTACCGAACGATCTTCCTCTCCGATGTGCACCTCGGCACGTTGGATTGCAAGATCGACGAAGTGAACCACTTCCTGAAGCACACGCACTGCGACACCCTCGTCCTCAACGGCGATATTATCGACGGGTGGAGCTTGGCGCGCAAAGGCGGGTGGACCGAGCAACACACCCGCTTCATCCGCCTGGTCCTGAAGAAGCTCGAAAAGCGCGGCACCGAAGTGATCTACCTGCGGGGCAACCACGACGATGTCCTGAGCCGCTTCCTTCCGCTCTTCTTCGGCAAGCTCCGTATCGTCAACGAATATATCTTCAAGGGCGCCCGGGGCGACTACCTGGTCGTGCACGGGGACGGCTTCGACGCCGTGACCATGAACCACAAGTGGCTCGCCATCCTCGGCGATATCGGCTACCAGTCACTCCTCCGTATCAACCGCTTCTATAACAAGTACCGCTCATGGCGGGGCAAGGAGTACTTCTCCCTCAGCAAGGCCATCAAGGCCCGAGTCAAGTCCGCCGTCAGCTTTGTCGGCAACTACGAGGAGCAGCTCCAGAATTTTGCCCGCAAACGCAACTGCCAGGGCATCATCTGCGGACACATCCATACGCCGGACAACAAGATGATCGGCGATGTCCACTATTTGAATTCCGGCGATTGGGTCGAGTCCCTCACCGCGATTGTCGAGGATGACGAAGGCCGGCTCGAAGTCATCGGATACAAGGACTTCTGCCAACACCTCGAGGAAAAGGCCCGGCTGAAAGCGCTCAAGAAGCTTAAGAAGAGTGAAGATCTTCCCGAGCCGGAACCGGTCGAAGAGGACGACCTCGACCTGCCTCTGACACCAACCGCTCAGTTTCTCGCCCAAACGGCCAGCTGA
- a CDS encoding shikimate dehydrogenase family protein has translation MTADTERTYTLEDLGKTRFSGTALAVLGHPVKHSVSPAMHNAAIAKLRAQDSRFADWAYYRFDVRPEDLPEALPLFHQHNFLGLNLTIPHKVDALGLIKGISPDAERMGAVNTLVWDEFGYDGFNTDGYGLRNGLAEDLGARLQGATVILLGSGGAARAAAVQCLNDGCERLYIGNRSPDRLQGLMDVLSGMPDGGRAEAFALASPPADLPETGVLVNATSLGLKPEDPAPIEMNKIPAGWVVYDMIYNPARTTLLKAAAARGMAVANGLSMLVHQGARSLEIWSHAEVDARAMMSAACHALGLPPRY, from the coding sequence ATGACGGCAGACACGGAACGTACCTATACACTTGAAGATCTTGGCAAGACCCGGTTCAGCGGCACCGCATTGGCGGTACTCGGGCATCCGGTGAAGCATTCAGTCAGTCCGGCCATGCACAACGCCGCGATCGCCAAGTTGCGCGCGCAGGATTCCCGTTTCGCGGACTGGGCCTACTATCGATTTGATGTGCGGCCGGAGGACTTGCCGGAAGCTCTACCGCTCTTTCACCAGCACAACTTTCTCGGTTTGAACCTGACCATTCCCCACAAGGTGGACGCCCTTGGTTTGATCAAAGGGATCTCTCCCGATGCCGAGCGCATGGGCGCGGTCAATACGCTGGTCTGGGACGAATTCGGCTATGACGGATTCAATACGGACGGCTACGGCCTGCGCAACGGACTCGCGGAAGACCTGGGGGCCCGTCTCCAGGGAGCGACGGTGATTCTGCTTGGGTCGGGCGGGGCCGCGCGTGCGGCCGCGGTGCAGTGCCTGAACGACGGTTGCGAGCGCCTCTACATTGGCAACCGCAGTCCGGACCGTTTGCAGGGTTTGATGGACGTGCTTTCCGGGATGCCGGACGGAGGACGGGCCGAGGCATTTGCGCTGGCATCACCACCTGCGGACCTGCCGGAGACTGGGGTCCTGGTGAATGCGACCTCGCTGGGGCTGAAGCCGGAAGATCCGGCTCCGATCGAGATGAACAAGATTCCGGCCGGCTGGGTCGTCTATGACATGATCTACAATCCGGCGCGCACGACCTTGTTGAAGGCGGCTGCGGCCCGGGGTATGGCCGTGGCCAACGGGCTTTCCATGCTGGTCCACCAGGGGGCGCGTTCCCTTGAAATCTGGTCGCATGCGGAGGTGGATGCGCGTGCCATGATGTCGGCCGCCTGTCACGCCTTGGGCTTGCCGCCCCGCTATTGA
- a CDS encoding prepilin peptidase, whose protein sequence is MLETLEFINEDFPWFFTLLAFLGGAIWGSFLNVCIYRIPAGRSVVYPGSTCACGKPIPWYHNIPILSWVILLGRASCCGEKFSVRYPVIELMTAMLFGMSWLTHPPLPALIGMLFLSFLVCSTFIDLDHMIIPDRFSIGGMVLGVLLSVCVPSLHAVEGPPVLANIQSGVISLTGALIGAGLVYWISVLGEIVFRKPAMGEGDVKFVGFIGAFCGWQGAVFAMFGGAFIGSIVLLPVLLVARLLGHGQEAAEAEDGEGEEADESVAFGAQVPFGPMLAVAGGLYFLWLEPYVDAYFVEFAATFLGK, encoded by the coding sequence ATGTTGGAGACCTTAGAATTCATTAACGAAGATTTTCCCTGGTTCTTTACCCTGCTCGCTTTTCTCGGCGGGGCGATATGGGGCAGTTTCCTGAATGTCTGTATTTACCGCATCCCTGCGGGCCGCTCGGTGGTATATCCCGGCTCCACCTGTGCCTGTGGCAAGCCGATCCCCTGGTATCACAATATTCCGATTCTCAGTTGGGTGATCCTACTCGGACGGGCTAGCTGTTGCGGTGAAAAATTCAGCGTCCGCTACCCGGTCATCGAATTGATGACCGCTATGCTCTTCGGCATGAGTTGGCTGACGCATCCGCCGCTTCCCGCGCTGATTGGCATGCTGTTCCTGTCGTTCCTGGTCTGTTCGACCTTTATCGATCTGGATCATATGATTATCCCGGACCGTTTTTCGATTGGAGGCATGGTACTCGGCGTCCTGCTCTCTGTTTGCGTGCCTTCGCTGCATGCGGTGGAAGGTCCCCCTGTGCTGGCCAACATCCAGTCCGGCGTCATTTCGCTGACGGGGGCGTTAATTGGGGCGGGGCTCGTGTACTGGATCTCGGTGCTCGGCGAAATTGTCTTCCGCAAGCCGGCCATGGGCGAGGGCGACGTGAAGTTCGTCGGCTTTATCGGGGCCTTTTGCGGCTGGCAGGGCGCGGTCTTCGCGATGTTTGGCGGGGCCTTTATCGGCTCGATTGTCCTGTTGCCGGTCCTTCTGGTCGCGCGCCTGCTCGGTCACGGCCAGGAAGCGGCGGAAGCAGAGGACGGAGAAGGGGAGGAGGCCGACGAGAGCGTGGCCTTCGGGGCTCAGGTACCCTTTGGTCCCATGTTGGCGGTGGCCGGTGGGCTTTATTTTCTTTGGTTGGAACCTTATGTGGACGCGTACTTCGTCGAGTTTGCGGCCACATTCTTGGGGAAATAA
- a CDS encoding chloride channel protein, with protein sequence MPREPFSLKNLPNWMRGRFDDAQRFLMLCICAGVICGLIGVSFHLAIHFVFEGLFELYEGFGMGVWSYLAMAFSPAVAGLIVGLMIRYVSPTASGSGIPQTKAAYYQKFGVIKISEAFWRFIIGTISVGMGNTLGREGPTVHICSAVSSKLGRIFGLGKLRVQAMVPVGMGAGISAAFNAPVAAITFVFEELLDNFSSKALGGILIAVVVAAVVERTFLGEHGALQADNEFFHTSWWMLVCLLLGPAAALLGHAFTSMLLWLRARFKQWQQMPSYLKPALGGLSVGLFGISVLVLSNGHHGVFSIGYDDLNGALNGELVWKVLLLLLVGKFFATIICYASGASGGIFAPVLFIGSMLGGLFGVALVHFGGVDPHVQAGTALLGTGAFFAAVIRCPMTSILIIFEMTRNYSLILPLMVGNLLAYVISAKLRPIPIYDALLIQDGISLKKLPAYRGEQDWRNLPVSTIMTHDSRVAIGVYNAVENLESILDGDHKHHGYPVVSDLNSQTLIGMITHHEMEEMKASGDERPISEIVMEQKIIAIHPDDSIRDAANTLVLKDVLQAPVVSRKHPTKLLGIVTLHDIARQQNAIEESMERD encoded by the coding sequence ATGCCGCGTGAACCGTTTAGTTTGAAGAATCTGCCAAACTGGATGCGGGGCCGTTTTGATGACGCGCAACGTTTCCTGATGCTCTGCATCTGTGCCGGGGTAATCTGCGGCTTGATCGGAGTCAGTTTCCACCTAGCCATCCACTTCGTGTTTGAGGGACTCTTCGAGCTTTACGAGGGATTTGGGATGGGGGTCTGGTCCTATCTGGCGATGGCTTTCTCCCCGGCGGTCGCCGGTTTGATCGTGGGATTGATGATCCGCTACGTTTCCCCGACCGCCAGTGGTTCGGGGATTCCGCAGACCAAGGCGGCCTATTACCAGAAGTTCGGGGTGATCAAGATATCCGAAGCCTTCTGGCGCTTCATCATCGGCACGATTTCGGTGGGCATGGGGAACACCCTGGGCCGTGAAGGCCCGACCGTCCATATCTGCAGCGCGGTCTCCTCCAAACTCGGACGAATCTTCGGTCTGGGCAAATTGCGGGTGCAGGCCATGGTCCCGGTCGGGATGGGCGCCGGCATCTCCGCAGCCTTTAATGCGCCGGTCGCGGCCATTACGTTCGTCTTTGAAGAGCTGCTGGACAATTTCAGTAGTAAGGCCCTCGGGGGGATCCTCATTGCCGTGGTGGTCGCCGCGGTCGTGGAACGCACCTTCCTCGGCGAGCACGGCGCCCTTCAGGCCGACAACGAGTTCTTCCATACGTCCTGGTGGATGCTGGTCTGCCTGCTGCTCGGCCCCGCCGCCGCACTGCTGGGACATGCCTTTACCAGCATGCTCCTCTGGCTCCGGGCCCGCTTCAAGCAATGGCAACAAATGCCCTCCTACCTGAAACCGGCTCTCGGCGGCCTCAGCGTCGGTCTGTTCGGGATCTCGGTCCTGGTACTGAGCAATGGCCACCACGGCGTCTTCAGCATCGGTTATGACGACTTGAACGGCGCCCTCAACGGCGAGTTGGTCTGGAAGGTACTCCTCTTGCTCCTGGTCGGCAAATTCTTCGCCACCATCATCTGCTACGCCTCCGGTGCCAGCGGTGGTATTTTCGCCCCCGTCCTCTTTATCGGCAGTATGCTGGGCGGCCTCTTCGGGGTCGCGCTCGTTCATTTCGGCGGTGTGGACCCCCATGTGCAGGCCGGCACCGCCCTGCTCGGCACCGGCGCCTTTTTTGCCGCAGTCATTCGCTGTCCCATGACTTCAATCCTGATCATCTTCGAGATGACCCGGAACTACTCCCTCATCCTGCCCCTGATGGTCGGCAACCTACTGGCCTACGTCATCTCAGCCAAGCTGCGCCCCATCCCGATCTATGACGCGCTGCTCATACAGGACGGGATCAGTCTCAAGAAACTGCCGGCCTACCGCGGCGAGCAGGACTGGCGCAACCTCCCGGTCAGTACCATCATGACCCACGACAGCCGGGTCGCGATCGGTGTCTATAACGCAGTCGAAAACCTTGAAAGCATTCTGGACGGCGATCACAAGCACCACGGCTATCCGGTGGTCTCGGACCTGAACAGCCAAACCCTGATCGGCATGATCACCCACCACGAGATGGAGGAAATGAAGGCCTCAGGCGACGAACGACCGATTTCCGAAATCGTCATGGAGCAAAAGATCATCGCCATCCATCCGGACGATTCCATCCGCGATGCGGCCAACACCCTGGTCTTGAAGGATGTCCTGCAAGCTCCGGTGGTCAGCCGGAAGCACCCGACCAAGCTGCTCGGCATCGTCACCCTGCACGATATCGCACGCCAGCAGAACGCGATCGAGGAATCGATGGAACGCGACTAG
- a CDS encoding helix-turn-helix transcriptional regulator — MRIALVKRRTTNSMNSPSDRLLRIEELIERLSISRRSIYRLIADGEFPRPIPIGRAARWCLSDVENYLERLKQQRSLAK, encoded by the coding sequence ATGAGGATCGCTTTAGTGAAGAGGAGGACAACCAATTCCATGAATAGCCCATCCGATCGCCTGCTACGTATCGAGGAACTCATTGAACGTCTGAGTATTTCTCGCCGAAGCATCTACCGATTGATTGCTGATGGAGAATTCCCACGTCCGATCCCAATAGGAAGAGCAGCACGCTGGTGCTTGAGTGACGTTGAAAATTACCTCGAAAGACTCAAACAACAAAGAAGCCTAGCAAAATGA